The Alkalihalophilus pseudofirmus nucleotide sequence AATAAATATCATATTAAGTCGTTTATAATCAATGATTTTGGCATGTTATATGAAATGAATAGATTTGAAGGTAACTCACTTAACATTAGACTTGGCCAATTGCTCAATTATAACCAATATAACTCACCTTGGAGTGATAGAAGCCTAAAACATGAATTAGAAAATATAAAAGTTATAACTAAAGAAAGCAGTTTAGAGGCAGAGTCCATATTAGATTTAATAACGTTATGGAATGTATGTGAAGTTGAAGTTAACCTGAACACCATTTCAGAAAAAGAAAAAATTAAATATCAAAGATACGGGGTAACTGTAAGTGGGGTAGTTAATGCTCAATTATTAGCTGTCAGTAGATCCTGTCATGCAGTAAGGCTATTCGATGGAGAAGTAGGTAGCTGCCAATCATTATGTAACAAGCCATTAAATTTAGAGGCGTTATATAAGTGGGAAAGGTATGACGACCAACTAAAGCGTATGTCTTTAGAAACAAGAAATTCCTTATCCTCATTAAAACTAGTAGGTAATAGTATTTGGTTAGGGAAAAGTCTCTCTGGGAGAAATATTGATCTTCTTAACACAGTATCTTTTGACTTAAGAGTTCAAGAACCACAAGTATTAATCGAGAATTATAGTTCTCTATTTTCAAAAAAGGTCTTAACATAGGTGGAGAAAAGCGATGAAGGTATTCAAAGATCTCATCATGCAAAAAACTACTCTTGTAGCAATTGGTGCTCTTTTATTATTCCAATTAGTTTTCGGTATAGTTTGGCTTACTAGTTATAGTGAAGTACATCAAAGAACTAATCTAGCCACAATTGGGGTCATTAGTGAGAGGGTTGAAGTTAAAGAATTGCTCAACCTGGAAAGCCAAATAGATTTCAATATTAACTATTATGAACAGTTGGACAGTGCCCTTGCTGACTTACAGAGTAACGATATTTTTTTGATCATTCATTTTGACGATGAATTTGCAACTAATTTAGCAACTGAACAAGTTTCTACTTTAAGATATTATATAAACGATGCAAACTCTTTAATGGTAGAGGGTATTGTCACACCGGTGATGATAAGTGTCACAGCAGCTGTTGATAAATTGAATTTACTCAATAGTACGGCTAACATATTGGGATCATTGAATATGCCTCAAGAACAAACTGAGGAAACGCTACAAGTCCTTGCATCTGGTATTGGTTCTACAGTAGAGACTCTAAATCCTATTGAAACGCATGCGGAGAAAATGATACCTCTTATGGTAGTGTTATCTTCATTTGTCGGTTCCATGGTGATGGCTATGTTTATGAATCAGTCAGTAATTTCCTTAAGGACAAAACCATGTTGTAAATGGAAATTGTATGTGTCATGGCTTATTGTAAATCTTCTCAGTGCTATTGTAATTGGATTGATTTCAGGTTTTATAATCTTACTCAGTAATTTGAGTTTTAATGATTTTAGTTTCTTAAATTTCTGGTTGTTCCAATCCATAAGCTTATTATCTTTTATGTTAATAACTGCTTTATTCTTGATATTGTTTAATCAGCTGGGGATGGCTATTAATATTTTTCTTTTGTCCACTCAATTGGTTACGTCAGGAATATTGGTTCCTCAGTTATTCTTAACAGATTTTTATCAAGGTCTTAGCAATTGGCTACCAGCAACTTATATGGCTTCTGGAATATATAAGATATTGTTTACTGATATGAAGGTAACTGGAGAGATCACGAATCTAGTCATATCGATAGCGCTTAGTTTAGTAGCAATATTTATTGTAATATTAATACAGTCGAAACTTAAAGAAGTAAAGAAAAATAAAGTGAAAAGTACTGTGGGTATTTAAATTAAATATATAGTTTAAAGGACGCATTAATTTTATTAATGTGTCTTTTTGAATTCATTTTACAAGAGTTCTTTTGTACAGGCAGCCTCATCAATCATCAAACTAATATTAAGCCCATAATAAGAACCATTAACACCGCCTGAAGTATTCTTGTAATGAGCTGATAGGGAATAGCCTTTCTTTAAGAGAGAGGAATAAATAGAAGAGTAAGGCTTCTTAATATAGCCTAATTGATAGGACCCTTGGCCTGTAACAGTAACAATTACAGCAACTGCATTAGGGAATTCACAAAACTAAGTCACTTGCTGCACAGTACAACGATACTAACAGGGAAGATCTATTAAAGACCACGTACCAAGGAGAATATTGGTATTGTGTACCAATGATTCTCTATTAATAAATTGACCACAAATTGACCACACAATTAAATTATTAATAATAAACAAGGGTGAACTTAAGTAAATAAGTTCACCCTTGTTACATATTCAAATTGCCTAAAGTAAAGCATTTGACCCTGCAGTTTCACAAAGTTAATTGCTTACTTATATGCAGGGCATGATGCCTATTGTGGGCTATAACTACGGCGCCAAGCAGTTTGAGAGGATGCGAGAAACGATATGGCTAACATTAAAAGTCGTTGTCATTTCGTCTCGCCATCTTTTTATCGATGATGATTTTCCCTGCTTGGTTTATGAGAATCTATACAGCAGATCGGGAAGTCATTGAAGCTGGTGCTAGTGCGATGCGGATTTTATTCTTAACCTTCTTTGTTGTCGGTGTGCAAGTGGTCGCCGGAGGACTGTATCAGGCGCTCGGGAAACCAAAGCCAGCCTTGATCTTGTCGCTTTCTAGACAAATCTTATTCCTGATTCCGCTCGTATTAATACTGCCTCGTTTCTTTGGAGTCAGCGGGGTGTGGATTGCGTTTCCGATTGCTGATGTGCTGTCATTTGTGTTAGCGTCTGCGCTGTTATATAAGGATAGGGATACGATTTTAGTTAAGGGACGTGCTGAAGTTGAAAGCGAAGAAAAAGTTATTGGGATAACAAATTAAGGCAATCAATTTTAAATTGCTTTTGGCTTTAGCCGAACATTACCCCTCGACTTTTTGTTAGAGAAAATGCTTTTAAGACGATTGCGTTTAACGTAATCGTCTTTTCATATTTAACTTAGGATATGGATTACTAATAGGAATTGTTTAGTAACAAAAATGATAATTAGAATTCGAAAGTAATAACTGGAAGTCCGATTGGGGATAACTACTATGAAACTCATGCAATAAATCTTATTCTGCTTATATACTCTTAAAGAAGGAATAGGTGAAAACATATGGAGGTCTTAAAAGAGTCAGCTATTATCTTAGCGAGAATTATTACGATTTTCCCCTTATTTTTAATAGTAACACAGTATATGGGCAAACGTTCGATTGGAGAAATGCCTATTTTCGATTTTCTTATCATTATGACCTTAGCCAATGTGGTAGGAGCAGACATTGCTGATCCCAAAGTTGATCATATTTATACATATTTAGCTATTATAGTGATTCCTCTAATACAAAGATTTATTGCCTATTTATCCATAACCCACCGGAAGATAGGGAAAAATATCACATTTGAACCCACATTAGTTATACAAGATGGAAAGCTTTTAGTGGAAAATTTAAAAGGAATTAGGTATACCATCGACAATGTGCTGCAAATGTTACGACAAAAAAATATTTTTGATATAAATGAGGTGAAAATAGCAATTATCGAAGCAAACGGTCAAATAAGTGTGTTGAAAAAAGATAATAAATTGGGAGTAACCATTGAGGATATGAATGTACAAAAGAAAAGTAAAAGTTTGTCATATCCCTTAATCGTAGAAGGGAAAATTTACGAAGATATCTTAATCTATTTAGGTTTAAATCGGCAATGGTTAATTGCTGAATTACAAAAAAGTCGGGTTGCTCAAGTAAATCGCGTCTTCTTCGCTTCCATTAATGATGACCAAGAACTTCACGTATCCTTAAACAATGAACAGCAGCAAATGCCGACTATTTACAACTAATTGAGGGTCCGTTTCAAACTCGTTACTTTCTAATGTTCTTCACAAGAGTAACTCAAATACAAAGCAATTTGCTTCACAGTAGAACAATAGCATTTAAAGAAAAATGAATTTATTATCACACTAAGTAAGGAAACCTTATGATAAAAAAAGCGGTGAGACCCTGCATTACTATAGTAATGCGGAGTCTCACCAGCCCTTCTAAGGAACAAAGGTGTATGTCAGTCAACATATTAAAATGAGTCGTTATGTTCGAAAGACTCGTTATGAAAACATTTTTATTGTTATTTTGAAGTTGGCATCTCAAGAGCAAGTTTTGCTTTTTCTAGGTCATGACTGACTTGCTCGTCAACATCATAAGCATGATACATTTCCTGCTCAATCATATAGGTAGCCACCTCATGATGTAATTGGATCGTTTCATCTAGTTGTTTCTTTAAAATTTTATGGATCTCAGGGCTTGCTGTTTCCGTAATCGCTACTGCATAGCTCCTTACAGCTGCTTTTGCAGTTACTAGAAGATCTGTTGCAATGACCTCATCATTAATTAAATCTTTATTATTGATTTTATCAAGAATACTAGACATAAGCTTATTCTCCTTTCTCTACTTTTTCTAAAATAGTACGCAATTCTTTAACAGCCTCTTGAGATGCAGCGGCATCTTTTTGTAGCAATTGTTTTAGTTTCTTGTCAGAAGCCAGCCCTTGCATCATTGAGGATTTTGCAGCACTAGCTGATTTAATTGTCAGCATTTCATGAACTTCTAACACTTCATGAGCTGCGTAGTTTGTTTTTGCCATCATTGTTGCCTCCTTGTTGTTTTAGAATGTAATGTATGAATTCCACTGTTTTATAAAATAAAACCTATTAATTTTTTATTGATAGACAAAATGTTTAAAAAATAGTGTCGAATACGTGGTGATCATGTATAATAAAGATACTTATTAACAATCTCATATAGCACATCTAGGTCACTTTGTTATAGAAGTGATAATAGGGAAGTTGGTGTAAATCCAACGCGGTCCCGCCACTGTAAATGCTTGATTGCCTGCACATCCACTGTCAATTTGATGGGAAGGGGAAGTAATCGATAAGCATGAGTCAGGAGACCTGCCTAGGTGTTTCGTGTGAAACCTTCGAGGAAAAGGGGAAGCGGTCTAAAACGACTCTATTTTATCTCATTTCAAAAATGGAGTAAGATTAGTACTACTTTAATGTGTAAGCACTCCTCGGCATGGAGTGCTTTTTTGTGTATATGCCGCCTAATTCAACAATATGTTCCACAGAAGAGCTAGAGAGAGAAAATAAGTAATACTACATATTTAGGAGAGGATTTTATGTTGAAAAAGTGGTATGCAATTCTTGCCGCACTTATGCTTGCTTTTGTTTTAACTGCTTGTGGGGAGACAACAGATACAGAGGAGAGTACTGAGCCTGTTGATACAGAAGAAGCAGGTGAAGAAAATGTTGAGAGTGAGAGTGGAGAAACGGGAGATTTTCCTAGAACTGTAACTGATGCTTTGGGAGAAGAGGTTGTTATTGAAGAGAAGCCTGAGAAAATTGTTTCCCTCATTCCTAGTATTACTGAGACATTGTTTAAAATTGAGCAAGGAGAATATGTGGTAGGTCGTACAGATTGGGACAACTATCCTGAAGAAGTCTTAGATATTGAGAGCGTAGGAGATATGAACTTTGATGTCGAGCGTGTCCTATCCCTTAGTCCTGATCTTGTTTTATCCCATGAATCAAATGCACATAGTTCAACTGAAGGATTAGATCAAATCCGTGCTGCTGGTATTCCGGTAGTTGTCATTAACGATGCCAGTTCCATTGATGCCGTATATGAGGCTATCACAATGATTGGAGAAGCATCTGGCGGAGATCAAGAAGCAGCTTCTACCATCGAAGAGATGAAAGAACGTTTTGCAGCTATTGAAGAAAAAGCTTCAGAAATTAGTGAGGAAGACCAGGTAGATGTATGGGTTGAAGTGTCAGATGAGTTATATACAGCTGGAAGCGAAACGTTTATTGATGAAATGCTTACTCTAATTCGTGCTAATAATATTGCTGATACGGAGCAGGGTTGGCCGCAATTTACTGAAGAGGAAGTAGTCACTTTGAATCCACAAGTGATTATTACAACTTACGGGTATTACGTTGAAAATGCTGATGAGAAAATTAAAGAACGTGCCGCTTGGCAAGATGTAGATGCCGTTAAAAATGAGCGTATTTATGATGTGCAATCTGATGAAGTCACAAGGTCAGGTCCGCGTCTTGTAAAAGGAGTAGAGGAACTTGCGTCAGTCATTTATCCAGAGGTATTTGGCGAATAATCACTTTATTGCCTATACAGCAGTACTAATATTTTGTTTTACAGCGTTTATCATAAGCATCGGAAAGGGAAGTGTTGAACTTCCCTTTTCTACCGTTATACACATCGTTTTACAAGAAGGATTACATATACCGCTCAATGCAGTCCTAGATCCTATGCATGTGAATATCGTGATGGAAATCAGGCTTCCGAGGACGCTGCTTGCTATGATGGTCGGCGCTTGTTTAGCCGTTGCTGGAGCAGCCTTTCAAGGTTTTCTTAAAAATCCCCTTGCTGATCCTTATACATTAGGGGTTTCATCAGGGGCTGCAGTTGGTGCGGTGGTCGTATTATTTTTTGGCATCAGCTTGCCGATTATTGGTCAGTTCACATTACCTTTTGTCAGTATTATTTCAGGCTTTTTGACTCTATTTTTAGTTATAGGGTTTGCTAGAATCGTTCAGCGTTCGATGTCGGCTGAGACGATTATTTTAGCAGGAATTATTTTCAGCTCGTTTTTAGGCGCATTTATCTCCTTGATGATTTCATTAACAGGTGATGAGCTGCGGCAGATTATTAATTGGCTGATGGGCAGTGTGGCTATGCGAGGATGGCCCTATGTATACATGATTGTTCCTTGTTTTCTAATTGGTTTTATTATGTTGTTTTTTAACCGGCATGAACTCAATGCACTAGCATTTGGTGAAGAAACAGCCCGTCAATTAGGTGTGAACTTAAAGGTGCGTAAATTGACCATATTACTTGGTGCTACAATCGTTACAGGAGGTGCAGTAGCTGTTTCAGGCACGATTGGATTCGTAGGTTTAGTCATTCCGCATCTGACGAGATTGCTTTGGGGAAGCGACCATAAGCATTTGATTCCGCTCTCAATGTTTGTGGGTGCAGGATTTTTAGCCTTAACGGATCTAACGGCAAGAACAGTTTTAGCGCCAACAGAGCTGCCAATCGGAGTGATAACGGCGATTATAGGCGGGCCAGTATTTGCGCTTATTTTGTTAAAACAACGCAAGATTGGAAGATAAAACGTAATTATGAAAGAGAAAGGAGGAACGTAATTGTTAAATATAACTAATTTAACATTAAGCTACGGCGAAAAATGCGTGATTGAAAATGTATCTTTCAACGTAAATAAAGGAGAGATTTTTGGGATAGTTGGTCCTAATGGCAGTGGTAAAACGACTCTTTTAAAAGCGATTAGCGGCAGTCAGGAGCCCGTGCAGGGGAAGATCATTTTAAATGAAAGATCTCTCACAACCTATCATTCAAAGGAATTAGCTAAACTAATGGCAGTCCTGCCTCAGCAATCTGAGACGGCCTTTACGTATTCTGTATCGGATGTGGTGGCGCTTGGGAGGTATCCCTATCAAAAAGGATGGCTGCAAGGTCTGACGAAAGAGGACCATCAAGTGATCGAGCAAGCTCTTCGTCAGACCGGAACGGAAGGATTTAAAGACATACCGCTTCAATCATTAAGCGGCGGGGAGCGCCAGCGTGTGCTTTTAGCGAGAGCCTTAGCTCAGGAACCAGATATCTTATTACTAGATGAGCCAACGAATCACCTTGATATATCCTATCAAATGAGCTTATTGAATTCGCTTAAGCAATGGTCTAGGGATCGCAGCTTAACGGTCATTGCCGTTCTCCATGATTTAAATATGGCAAGCTTATACTGTGATCGAGTCTTGTTACTAGATGAAGGTCAGACAATCGCATTAAACGAACCGAGAAATGTGATGAAAAAAGAGTCTCTGACTGATGTGTATAAAACAGCGCTTGAGTGCGGAGAACATCCGGCTCATCCTTCACCATTGATTACATTTGTTCCTGAAACAGCTGATCAAGAAAGTCTCTCACCTATCGATCAATTACAGATAGAACAGAATGCACAGTGGATAAAAATAACGAGTCCTTATAGATGGAAGGCGTTATCATCTGCTGTATTAGGGGCAGGGTTCAGCTGGCATAATACGTTTGTTAATCGTCATGTGCATAAAGATTATCAGTGTGATGATGTCATTTCCGAATTTAGACATTACCTTACTGAACGTGAAGTGAGCGGTGAAGATGTGATGGGCATGATGACCGCGGCAATGTTAGAAGATGGAGTTATATTACGTGTGAATGAAAATGGATTAAATATGTTAGTCATGGTGACAGCAGGTACCTCAAATGCCGTCGATGCGACAAGAGCTTTTTCTCACCCGCAGATTGAAAGTAAGGTAGGTACAATAAATACTTGGGTATTTGTGGAAGGGAAGATGCCTGAGTCTGCATACGTTCAAGCGTTAATGACGGTAACGGAAGCTAAAAGTAAAGCGATGTTTGATGAAGGGATTAAAGATGAAGTCACCCAAACGATTGCGACCGGAACGTCTACTGACAGTGTAATGATTGCAGCTAGTCAGGAAGGGGAGGAATTTCCATATGCCGGGACCATTACTCCAGTTGGAAAGTTAATGGCTAAATTGGTATATGAAGCTACAAGAGAGGCGATTGTTAATAACAAAAAGAGGCGGGGGATATGATTTTAAATCATTTGTTGGCTCTAACTCTTGCAGTGATCATTGATCGTCTGATCGGCGACCCAAAATGGCTGCCGCACCCTGTCGTTGGGATGGGGAAAATCATCTCCTTCTTTGAAAAAAGATTGAACAAAGGAAGCCAACGTCGTGTTAAAGGGTTTATGATGATGCTTATTTTACTCATTATCAGCGGCGGTGTCCTCTTTATCATCGTTTATACTGCCTATTCCATTCATACCATGTTAGGAATTATGGTAGAGGCATGGTTTATTTCAACGACCATAGCTGCAAAAGGGTTAAAGCAAGCTGCGCTTGATGTATGGCAGCCTCTTATGAAAAATGACGTAATAGGAGCAAGGAAGTATTTGTCTTATATCGTAGGCCGTGATACTACGAATTTGAAGGAAGAAGAGATTACAAGAGCAACCATTGAAACGGTATCAGAAAATACGAGTGATGGGATTACTGCACCTTTATTTTATGCCCTGATTGGAGGTGCTCCCCTTGCTATGATTTACAGAGCCGTTAATACAGGCGATTCAATGGTAGGGTATAAAAATGAGAGATATTGTGAGTTTGGGTATGCAGCGGCGAAATTGGATGATCTTTTTAATTTGATTCCAAGCAGACTGACTGGATTAATGATGATTATGTTTAATCGTCCTGCGCTAAAACGCAGACGAACAGAGTGTTTCAATGTTCTCTTAAGAGATGCGAAGAAGCACCCGAGCCCAAATAGCGGATGGGGAGAAGCAGCAGCTGCGACACTAATGGGGATCCAGCTCGGCGGGAGAAATGTATATGGCGGACAAGTGTCAGAGCGAGCTAGAATGGGAGACTCATTAATTAAACTTCTTCCAGAACACATACTTGCTGCTAATCGCTTGATGATACGCACAGTGTTCGGATTCACAATTTTATTATGGATGATTGGGGGTATGTGGTATGTCCTTACCTGACCACGGCGCCAACCCTAAGATTTTTACGAAAGCATTAGGAGTGGCTTATGAAGAAGGCTCAATCGATTTTAGTGTAAACACGAACCCTTTAGGTATAAGCAATTATGCGAACCTTACTCAAAGTGATCTTAAAGACGCAATAAGTGCTTATCCAGAACCTCATGCTGAACAATTAACAGAAACTCTAGCGAAGCATCTAAAGGTTGATAAGAGCAGGCTGTTAGCAGGAAACGGAGCGGCAGAATTAATCTTTCATTTGGCCCATCTTTATCAAGGGAAAAAGGTGCTGTTGATAGAACCTGCGTTCAGTGAATATAGAGATGCATGTGAGGCTAATGGCTGTGAAATGGAATCGATCGTGTTAGAGGACCCCTGGAAAATAGATCTCAGACAATTAGAGGGGCGTCTAAATGAGGTTGACCTAATGTTTCTATGTGCGCCTAATAATCCGACAGGAACCACATACGAGATAGAAGAAATCCGAGCAATCCTCAACTTGGCCGCACAACATAACACGATGGTTGTAATAGATGAAGCATTTTATGATTTCCAGGAGAGTAAGCAAACCATCATAAAGGAAATTGAACAATGTAATCATTTAATCATTTTACGATCGATGACTAAAATGTATGGAATTGCAGGTGTACGCCTCGGTTATATGGCTGCGTCTCCTTCAATCATCCAACAAATAAGAAATATTCAGCCGCCTTGGAGTGTGAACGGGCTGGCTCAGCGAATCGGGCTTAACCTCCTGCAGGATTCATTATTTGTAAATGAAACAGCTGCATACATAAAAAAAGAAAGGCTGCAGATGATGACAGAGCTTCGGAGAATGGACTTTTGCGTGTCTGATTCTGTCGTTAATTTTTACTTGCTTAGTGAAAAAGATAAGCGGGATCTTAGACCGCTTATGATCTTTTTAATTGAACATAAAATTATTCCTAGACATACGTACTCTTTTAATGGGTTGAATGGACGTTATTTAAGGCTAGCTGTCAAAACGAGGGAGGAAAATGCAGCTCTCTTATCTGTGTTAAAAAAATGGCGGGATCAATCATGCTAACCTTTATAACAGGCGGAGTAAGAAGCGGAAAGAGTTCTTATGCGGAAAGACGTGCAGTAGATCTGTTCTATAAGGAGCTTTATCGAGTCAAACTGTTTAACAAAGAAAAGGGAGCATTGTATTATCTTGCAACCGGCCTGGCAGAGGATGATGAAATGAAGCAAAGAGTGGAAAAACATCAGCTTCAGCGGAGTAAAACATCCCCGCACTGGAGGGTGATTGAACAGAGTACAAATGTTGCAGAGAAGCTGCCGTTATTTAAACAAACAGATGTTATTTTGATTGATTGTTTAACCACTTTACTGACTAACGAATTATTCAACGATTGGCAGGATGAACCGGATAAATGGAAGGATGCTTTCTACCGGAAAAAAATAGAAACCAAGCTAAAATCGTTTATCACTCATTTAGCTAGAGGAGAATTCACGGCTGTTCTAGTGTCCAATGAGGTAAGTCATGAGCATTTTTTTGATGAATTACCTCTCGTTTATGCAAAGCTCTTAGGCACCTTGCACCAGCATGCAGTGTTCGAGTCAGATGAAGCGGTTCTAGTAGAGGCTGGAATTCCAATTGTAAAGAAAGGCAGGGAGTGACATGAGAGGATTAATGATTCAAGGAACGGCGTCAGATGTAGGTAAGAGCATACTTTGTACAGCCCTTTGCCGAATTCTTTATAATAGAGGGATTAAAGTTGCGCCATTTAAATCGCAGAATATGTCTAATAACTCTTATGTTACAGCTTCTAATGAAGAAATCGGACGAGCACAGGGCATACAAGCAGAAGCAGCTAACGTTCAAGCGAGCGTATTTATGAATCCCATTTTATTAAAGCCGACGAGCGATCAAGAAGCTGAAATCGTTCTATTAGGTAAAAGACAACATACAGCAACAGGTGCCGATTATCGAGAAACATTTTATGAAAAAGGGTTGGAAGCCATTTCTTTCTCTTTAGCTGAACTAAAGAAAGAGTATGAATTTATCGTAATAGAAGGGGCCGGAAGTCCTGTTGAGATGAATTTGAATGATAAAGAACTCGTTAATATGAAAGTCGCCGAGTTAGCCGATGTACCTGTCGTATTAGTCGCAGATATAGACCGCGGCGGTGTCTTTGCCTCTATTGCGGGAACACTTTCTTTATTAAGTAAAGAAGAAAGAAGCCGTGTAATCGGAGTAGTCATTAATAAGTTCCGAGGAGACCGTGCTTTATTTGAGAGCGGCGAAAAATGGATTGAGGAGCATCTGAATATCCCTGTATTAGCTGTGATTCCGCATCTTGTGAATCTTCGAATTGAAGCCGAAGATTCGCTTGCACTGGATCAACTTAAAAAGCATCACTCGCCACAGAGGGAGAGCATAGATATTGCTGTCATCGACCTCCCTTATGTATCAAATCATACCGACTTAGAACCTCTTTTATCTGAAGAAGATGTGTCTCTACGTTTTGTCCAAAGAGGAGAAGAGTTAGGTTATCCTGATGCTGTCATTCTGCCTGGCACTAAAAGCACTATCGCTGCTGTAAGCTGGCTGCATGAAACGAAGCTGTATGAAGCGATTCAGACGTATGCAAAAGATGGGGGATATCTTGTCGGGATATGCGGCGGTTATCAATTAATGGGAGCGTCGATTGTTGATACGGCTGGGACGGATACTGGAATAGTTGGAAAAAAAGTAAACGGGCTTGGCCTTTCTCCGCTTGAAACCGAATTCAGGAAAGATAAAACGACGATTCAATCATCAGGAGAGTTACTGCATTACCGGGAGATAAACAACCCAACCATTAGGGGCTATGAGATTCATTTAGGAGAAACTGTCTACTTAACAGATGAAGTGGTACCTTTCCTTAGATTAAACGGTAAATATGAAGGCGTATACGGGGAATCGGGACGCATAATCGGAACGTATCTGCATCATCTCTATTTCCATGACGAATGGCGGAATACATGGTTAAATCAACTAAGAGATAAGAAAGGGTTTAACAAAAGAGAGGTTGTTTCCTATGAAAAACTCAGAGGACGGGCCTATGATCAGTTAGCTGATTCCGTTTTAAAGGAGCTAGATTTAAATAGCCTATTGAATCGAATAGAGACATGGGAGAAAAGATAGCATGGAATCAATTAAAAATCTAGTAAAAGGTGCTTTGTTAGCTTTTCAATTACTAACTACCATACCTATACCTATGCAGCTTGGCTGGAATGAGAGGCTGGCTCGAATCTCAGTCTGTTTTTATCCTTTAACAGGGCTTGTCTTAGGGGGGTTACTAGGAGGACAGGCTTATCTGTTAGTCCAATACACCAATTTGTCATCCCTGATTATTGCAGCATGGCTGATGACATTTACGTGTATCTATTCAGGAGCTCTGCACCTTGATGGGTGGGCAGATTTCAGTGATGCTGTATTTTCTAGACAGTCTATAGATCGCAAGCTTGAAATCATGAAGGATTCAAGAGTTGGAGCATTTGGGGTCATTTCCTTGCTCTTTTTATTAGGATGGAGATTTTTATTCATTTATGAAGTCATCGAAGCTTCATTATCTGTCTATTGGCTGATTCTTATTCCGTTTTTAACACGTATCATCATGGGCAGTCAGATATTACTTGGTTCATTTGCCAGAAATAATGGAATGGCAGCAGCTCTAAAGCCTGCTCAAACGACGTCAGTGAAGCTTGTATTTTTCAGCTGGGTGACAGCTGCACTTA carries:
- the cobD gene encoding threonine-phosphate decarboxylase CobD, which encodes MSLPDHGANPKIFTKALGVAYEEGSIDFSVNTNPLGISNYANLTQSDLKDAISAYPEPHAEQLTETLAKHLKVDKSRLLAGNGAAELIFHLAHLYQGKKVLLIEPAFSEYRDACEANGCEMESIVLEDPWKIDLRQLEGRLNEVDLMFLCAPNNPTGTTYEIEEIRAILNLAAQHNTMVVIDEAFYDFQESKQTIIKEIEQCNHLIILRSMTKMYGIAGVRLGYMAASPSIIQQIRNIQPPWSVNGLAQRIGLNLLQDSLFVNETAAYIKKERLQMMTELRRMDFCVSDSVVNFYLLSEKDKRDLRPLMIFLIEHKIIPRHTYSFNGLNGRYLRLAVKTREENAALLSVLKKWRDQSC
- the cbiB gene encoding adenosylcobinamide-phosphate synthase CbiB yields the protein MILNHLLALTLAVIIDRLIGDPKWLPHPVVGMGKIISFFEKRLNKGSQRRVKGFMMMLILLIISGGVLFIIVYTAYSIHTMLGIMVEAWFISTTIAAKGLKQAALDVWQPLMKNDVIGARKYLSYIVGRDTTNLKEEEITRATIETVSENTSDGITAPLFYALIGGAPLAMIYRAVNTGDSMVGYKNERYCEFGYAAAKLDDLFNLIPSRLTGLMMIMFNRPALKRRRTECFNVLLRDAKKHPSPNSGWGEAAAATLMGIQLGGRNVYGGQVSERARMGDSLIKLLPEHILAANRLMIRTVFGFTILLWMIGGMWYVLT
- a CDS encoding bifunctional adenosylcobinamide kinase/adenosylcobinamide-phosphate guanylyltransferase, with product MLTFITGGVRSGKSSYAERRAVDLFYKELYRVKLFNKEKGALYYLATGLAEDDEMKQRVEKHQLQRSKTSPHWRVIEQSTNVAEKLPLFKQTDVILIDCLTTLLTNELFNDWQDEPDKWKDAFYRKKIETKLKSFITHLARGEFTAVLVSNEVSHEHFFDELPLVYAKLLGTLHQHAVFESDEAVLVEAGIPIVKKGRE
- a CDS encoding adenosylcobinamide-GDP ribazoletransferase, with the translated sequence MESIKNLVKGALLAFQLLTTIPIPMQLGWNERLARISVCFYPLTGLVLGGLLGGQAYLLVQYTNLSSLIIAAWLMTFTCIYSGALHLDGWADFSDAVFSRQSIDRKLEIMKDSRVGAFGVISLLFLLGWRFLFIYEVIEASLSVYWLILIPFLTRIIMGSQILLGSFARNNGMAAALKPAQTTSVKLVFFSWVTAALIAFLILDFTSVWLILVALLFLIGWLRFSYKQINGITGDTIGAGTEGSETFLWAVLFVLYSFGMV
- a CDS encoding cobyric acid synthase, which encodes MRGLMIQGTASDVGKSILCTALCRILYNRGIKVAPFKSQNMSNNSYVTASNEEIGRAQGIQAEAANVQASVFMNPILLKPTSDQEAEIVLLGKRQHTATGADYRETFYEKGLEAISFSLAELKKEYEFIVIEGAGSPVEMNLNDKELVNMKVAELADVPVVLVADIDRGGVFASIAGTLSLLSKEERSRVIGVVINKFRGDRALFESGEKWIEEHLNIPVLAVIPHLVNLRIEAEDSLALDQLKKHHSPQRESIDIAVIDLPYVSNHTDLEPLLSEEDVSLRFVQRGEELGYPDAVILPGTKSTIAAVSWLHETKLYEAIQTYAKDGGYLVGICGGYQLMGASIVDTAGTDTGIVGKKVNGLGLSPLETEFRKDKTTIQSSGELLHYREINNPTIRGYEIHLGETVYLTDEVVPFLRLNGKYEGVYGESGRIIGTYLHHLYFHDEWRNTWLNQLRDKKGFNKREVVSYEKLRGRAYDQLADSVLKELDLNSLLNRIETWEKR